A single genomic interval of Chitinophaga sp. 180180018-3 harbors:
- a CDS encoding alpha-L-fucosidase gives MCISASGRKRLQTGGKLLRNSIKRMICCAVIGSLSMSQLVAQGKHQENSVKPPAPYLPVPNPAQLRWHKAEYEMFIHFGMKTFYPSDNHMGNGGEDPKRFNPVLFNADQWVKAAKAGGFSGIVITAKHHDGFCNWQTQTTTHSVGSSGWRNGKGDVMKDLSEACRRSGMGFGIYVSIIDKHYERAGSKEDRSYGDYYYRQINELSSNYGKVDHYWFDGFNADSLKLDYPAVARLIAKKQPEAVVYDSHVMVSTIPDRCIAWPGGHGGVKPDQDYVQVIDGQRRWYPSEPSLILQGNWFHIGKPCVSLAQTKEYYLSTVGYGLTPLMNVAPNMKGLIDDSAIMMLSSFKKWVDSLHQCNAARHARAKDDGHRGNSPKFDASKVNDGNYDTYFATNDGVTDATIELDLGATRKIDGFILQEYIPLGQRVDGYTIECRVNGKWTEVFSGKKIGYQRIIFAGMASAKQVGFPDADAVRLKIRDARACPLINNFQVISLK, from the coding sequence ATGTGTATTTCCGCTTCGGGCAGAAAAAGATTGCAAACCGGTGGTAAACTGCTTCGCAATAGCATTAAAAGAATGATCTGTTGCGCTGTTATCGGATCGTTGTCTATGTCTCAGCTGGTAGCACAGGGGAAACACCAGGAGAACTCTGTTAAACCTCCTGCTCCGTATCTGCCCGTGCCAAACCCCGCTCAGCTAAGATGGCACAAGGCTGAATATGAAATGTTCATCCATTTCGGGATGAAAACATTTTACCCAAGCGATAACCACATGGGTAACGGTGGCGAAGATCCAAAGCGGTTTAACCCTGTGCTGTTCAATGCAGACCAGTGGGTGAAAGCTGCCAAAGCCGGCGGATTCAGTGGAATTGTGATCACTGCAAAGCATCACGATGGCTTTTGCAACTGGCAAACGCAAACCACCACGCATAGCGTGGGCTCATCCGGCTGGAGAAATGGTAAGGGCGATGTAATGAAGGACCTGTCTGAAGCTTGTCGCAGAAGCGGAATGGGTTTCGGGATATATGTATCCATTATCGACAAGCATTATGAACGTGCTGGCTCAAAAGAAGATCGTTCTTACGGCGACTATTACTACCGGCAGATCAATGAACTCAGTTCAAACTATGGCAAAGTGGACCACTATTGGTTTGATGGATTTAATGCCGACAGCCTGAAACTCGACTACCCCGCTGTTGCGCGTTTGATAGCGAAGAAACAGCCAGAGGCAGTGGTATATGATTCCCATGTAATGGTAAGCACCATTCCCGACCGCTGTATCGCATGGCCAGGCGGCCACGGTGGCGTTAAGCCCGACCAGGATTACGTTCAGGTAATAGATGGGCAACGTCGGTGGTACCCCAGTGAACCCTCGCTTATTCTGCAGGGAAACTGGTTTCATATTGGCAAGCCATGTGTAAGCCTGGCACAGACGAAGGAATACTATCTTTCAACAGTAGGATATGGCTTAACGCCCCTGATGAATGTGGCGCCTAATATGAAAGGATTGATTGACGATAGTGCTATTATGATGTTGTCGTCATTCAAAAAATGGGTGGATTCTTTACATCAATGTAATGCTGCACGCCATGCCAGGGCCAAAGATGACGGACACAGGGGAAACAGCCCGAAGTTTGATGCCAGTAAAGTGAACGATGGAAATTATGACACTTATTTTGCCACAAACGACGGTGTAACCGACGCAACAATAGAGCTGGACCTGGGCGCTACCCGTAAAATTGACGGATTCATTTTGCAGGAGTACATTCCGTTGGGGCAACGGGTAGATGGATATACGATTGAGTGCCGTGTAAATGGAAAATGGACGGAGGTTTTTTCCGGGAAAAAAATAGGCTACCAACGGATCATTTTTGCGGGGATGGCCTCGGCCAAACAGGTCGGGTTCCCGGATGCCGACGCCGTCAGGCTGAAGATTCGCGATGCCCGCGCTTGTCCGCTGATTAATAATTTTCAGGTGATTAGTTTGAAGTAA
- a CDS encoding RagB/SusD family nutrient uptake outer membrane protein, with translation MKKAINYIIIFSFTLFLFACTKDSFLNRGPLSDITGGNYFNTESDLRLYCNSYYSILPVQSFAYMDAQSDDMAPLPRNQFLTGTFTIPNSAKDDNYPVKWDYSLIRSCNYFLINYQQAKETDSVKNIYVGETLFFRAMQYFNLTKAFGDIPYVTRYITDTSTSVLYGPKLAHTQIMDSVINDLNTAINYLPVTPSQDGRLSKNQALAFKARVCLWEGTYRKYFGTGSGTIYLQQASAAAEQIMQSGNYKIYSTGNPQSDYYNLFIQEELKGNPEAIMSMRYLASANTFNSVDRTLGENGFGYSKDFVRSYLCTDGLPTSLSPLYKGDDSLQQEIINRDPRLKQTIATRGFVFLGPDIITLPRIATTVTSSGYQLIKGRSSSMAAWNVNNSIYDFFIFRYAEILLTEAEARAELGTCGQDVLDKTINLLRDRAGMPHMMIANLRKDPASSFPGLPVLIDEIRRERRIELVDEGFRFDDLHRWKAGALISNPETILGMKLLPGMRAQYTYDVSSVVVNANFYIQVYPNLVRKWDDKMYLFPIPLQELRLNPNLQPQNPGWQ, from the coding sequence ATGAAGAAAGCTATCAATTATATAATAATATTTTCTTTTACCCTGTTTTTATTTGCCTGCACAAAGGATTCATTCCTGAACAGGGGCCCCCTGAGTGATATTACAGGAGGTAATTATTTTAATACTGAAAGTGATTTAAGACTTTATTGTAATAGCTATTATAGCATTCTCCCGGTGCAAAGCTTTGCGTACATGGATGCCCAGTCAGATGACATGGCTCCGCTGCCACGAAACCAGTTCCTGACAGGTACCTTTACCATTCCCAATAGTGCTAAGGACGACAATTATCCTGTAAAATGGGATTATAGCCTGATCCGATCCTGTAATTATTTCCTGATTAATTATCAGCAGGCAAAAGAGACGGATTCTGTTAAGAATATTTACGTGGGAGAGACATTGTTTTTTCGTGCCATGCAGTATTTTAACCTGACAAAGGCATTCGGTGATATACCTTATGTAACAAGATATATTACTGATACAAGCACTTCCGTTTTATACGGGCCTAAGCTGGCTCATACGCAGATCATGGATTCAGTGATTAATGATCTGAATACAGCGATAAATTACCTGCCGGTAACTCCTTCACAGGATGGACGGCTAAGCAAAAATCAGGCGCTCGCTTTTAAGGCAAGGGTTTGCCTTTGGGAAGGTACGTACCGCAAGTATTTTGGAACAGGGAGTGGTACCATATATCTGCAACAGGCATCGGCAGCCGCTGAACAAATTATGCAGTCGGGAAATTATAAAATTTATTCGACCGGGAATCCGCAATCAGACTATTACAACCTGTTTATCCAGGAAGAATTGAAAGGCAACCCGGAGGCCATCATGTCGATGCGCTACCTTGCTTCCGCCAATACTTTTAATAGTGTCGACAGAACATTGGGAGAAAATGGTTTTGGATACAGCAAGGATTTTGTACGCTCCTACCTGTGTACCGATGGGCTGCCAACGTCGTTAAGCCCATTGTATAAAGGAGACGATTCCCTGCAGCAGGAAATTATTAACCGCGACCCCAGGCTTAAACAAACAATCGCTACCAGGGGGTTTGTATTTCTCGGACCGGATATCATCACACTTCCGAGAATAGCCACTACGGTTACGTCGTCAGGCTACCAGCTGATCAAGGGAAGATCATCCAGTATGGCTGCGTGGAATGTCAACAATTCAATCTATGATTTTTTTATTTTCAGATATGCTGAAATCTTATTGACTGAAGCTGAAGCGCGCGCTGAACTTGGAACCTGTGGCCAGGATGTATTAGACAAAACGATTAACCTGCTCAGAGACAGGGCCGGCATGCCTCATATGATGATAGCAAATCTGCGGAAAGATCCTGCTTCTTCGTTCCCCGGCTTGCCTGTACTGATAGATGAAATCAGAAGGGAACGCAGGATAGAGCTGGTGGATGAAGGGTTCCGTTTTGATGATTTACACAGGTGGAAAGCCGGAGCACTGATCAGCAACCCGGAAACAATTCTGGGAATGAAATTATTGCCAGGCATGCGTGCACAGTATACTTACGATGTTAGCAGCGTAGTAGTGAACGCAAATTTTTATATCCAGGTTTACCCTAACCTTGTAAGAAAATGGGATGATAAAATGTACCTCTTCCCGATCCCATTACAGGAGCTCAGGTTAAATCCCAACTTGCAGCCTCAGAATCCCGGGTGGCAATGA